The DNA window CGTCTTGCGCGCGCGGGTGCTCGCATGTTAGACAGCCGCCCGTCCGTATCCGTTGCCCCATTGGCGGAATTGGTAGACGCGCTCGACTCAAAATCGAGTTTCGAAAGAAGTGCTGGTTCGACCCCGGCATGGGGCACCATCTACGCTCTGTGAGCTGCGGCTCGGCGAGCCGAAAAGAGCAGCCAAACGGAGGCTGTCTCGCCGCAGTCCGTCAGGAACAAAGGCGGACTGGTTCATATGCTCCGCTTAGCGGCACCATCATCCCCATTACAATCGTGTCGCGCCTCCGCATCATCGAGCTGACGCGGAAGCACGGAACGAATGCACGTCTGACCGAAAACTACTTGTTCTTCAGCAGCCACATCTTGCCGGCCATGGTGATGCCGTAAACATCTTTCGATGCGTCATCGTTGAGGTGCCGCCGCTCGAGCAAGCCCGGCTCGTTCAACTCGCCCAGCGTCTTTGCCGTGACCGATTTCACCTTCTGCGGCCGCTCTTTCCAGCGGTCGGTCTTTGCGTAGGTCACCGTCGCGTTCTGATGCGTCCATTTGTTCGCCGGCTGAGGATAAAGATCTCCACCCCTCGCGAGTTTGAGTGCGGCGATCTGGGATGGGGTAAGCTCAATCATAATGAAATTTCCTGTGCGGGGTTCTATGCGCTGGGAATGCGCTTCGAACGAATGGGTGCTCATAACACCGCCTGATCACTTCCACCACCGCAATGAGCTGTCCGTGCCCATGAAAGGAGAAAACCCGGCTAGCAAGGGGCCCGGGTTTCGTCCTTGTAGCGAATTTTCGTCAATAGCAGCGCCTTGCCGTCCTGGTCACCTCGCCTTCATCGGTCTGACGGGGGGCGCACCTGGTTTCGCAGCCATCATGTCGATAGCGGCGGTGCTCACGTTTGCGCACAGCACCGAAAGTGACGCCGCGTTCACTCATGGTGAATGCCGGCCCCCTCGTAACGATAATCATCGCGAGAGCAGGCGCTGCAAACGAGCAGGTGGCAAGGGCCGCCACGGCACAGTTCAGATTGATCTTTCTCATGTCCTTTCTCCTTGTCTAAAGGGCCTACGAAGCAAAAGGGAAGTGGTTCCGACATCAGCGGCAAACCTGTCATTCTGGAATCGAAGTGGAATTTATTGTTCGCGACTAGGCCGACGCCTCCCAGACCAGCCGCAAAACGCAAATCAACTATTTAATTTTGCTTGAGCTTCGTCCAAGGTGGCGGCCGTTACCATCAGACGAGGGCAGACGTGCATCAGGAAGTAGGACTCATCGCGACGGTCGCCGTCAGTTTCGTTTTCGCGGCAGTCCTCGGTTATGGCGCCGACCGGTTGCGACTGCCGCCGCTCGTCGGCTATCTGATGGCCGGCATCCTGATGGGCCCGTTCACGCCGGGCTTCGTCGCCGACACCGCCCTTGCCGGGCAGCTCGCCGAAATGGGCGTCATCCTGCTGATGTTCGGCGTCGGCCTGCATTTTTCGGCCTCCGATCTGCTCGCTGTACGCGGTATCGCCGTGCCAGGTGCGATCGGCCGCATTTTCCTCGCCACATTGCTGGGCATAGGCCTCTGCAAGCTCTGGGGCTGGAGCCTTGGCGCCGGCATCGTCTTCGGACTCAGCCTTTCGGTGGCGAGTACGGTCGTGCTCCTGAAAGCGCTGGAGGAGCGCAATCTCGTCAATGCGCCAAGCGGGCGCGTCGCCGTCGGTTGGCTGATCGTCGAGGATCTGGCGATGGTACTGGCGCTGGTGCTGTTGCCGGCGCTGGCAGAGCTTCTCGGCGGCCACGCCGTCGATGCGACCAATCACGGCCTCGGCGAGCTGCCGCTCGCCCTGACGATCGGGCTGACCTTGTTCAAGGTGCTGGCCTTCGCCGCCATGGCGATCTTCCTCGGCCCCCGTATCGTGCCTTGGCTGCTGACCATGATCGCCCGCACCGGCTCGCGCGAACTCTTCACGCTGACGGTGCTGGCGATCGCGCTCGGCATCGCCTTCGGCTCGGCGGCGATTTTCGGCGTCTCCTTTGCGCTCGGTGCCTTTTTCGCCGGGGTCGTCATGAGCGAATCCCAGCTCAGCCACAGAGCGGCGGCCGATTCGCTGCCGTTGCAGAACGCCTTCTCCGTGCTGTTCTTCGTCTCCGTCGGCATGCTCTTCGATCCCTCGATTCTTGTGCGCCAGCCGCTGGCCGTGATCGGCGCCCTGGCGCTCGTCATCCTCGGCAAGGCCGTCATCACCTTCGCGATCGTCATGCTGCTGCGATATCCGATCGGCATGGGTTTGGCCCTGGCCGGCGGTCTTGCCCAGATCGGCGAATTTTCCTTCATCCTCGCTGGCCTCGGCGTCTCGCTAGGGCTTCTGCCGCATGAAGGCCAGGATCTGATCCTTGCTGCAGCGATCCTGTCGATCACACTCAACCCGATTGTGATCTTCGCGACCGAAGGCATGAGGAAATATATCCATTCGAACTGGCCCGTGCTCTTCGAAAGCTTCGGCAGAAAAAGGCAGAAGACGCTCGGCAAAGAGTTGGAAAAGATCAGAGCGCTCGGCGAGGAACGCGAACGCCAGCATCAGTTGAAGATGCAGCAGCTGATCGAAACCTTCCCGTTGTTTTCCCAGGTCGGCGAGGATGCGCAGGAAGAGCTGCTGCTGCTTTTCAAGGCGAGGTCGGCTCCACCCGGCGAACGTGTCATCCGTCGCGGCGACCGCGGCGACAGCATGTATTTCATTTCCTCAGGCGCGGTCGAAGTGCGGCTCGCCAGCGGAGCGATCCGCCTGGAACCGGGTTCCTTCTTCGGCGAAATGGCGCTGCTGAGCGGTGGAAGGCGCACGGCGGACGTCATCGCCGTCGACTTCTGCCAGTTCGAAGTGCTGGAGCGGCGCGATTTCAACATGTTCATGTCGCACCACCCCAATCTGCGCGCCATCGTCAGCGAAATGGCGCAGAAACGCACGGAGATGAACGTGCTGCGCCAGCAATGGGAAAAATCAATGGATCTTTCCTGAGGCGGTGATCGTCTCAACCCGCCGGCCAGTAGCCATCGGAGCGGAAATCATCCGGGATCGGGTCGAGCCGCGACAAGGTCTCGGCTGCGAAATCGATCTGCAGCGACAGGTATTTCAGGGACGCAACCATCGGCGCGCCGGTGACAAATTCGCGGACGCGGGACATGTGATAACCGCTCTCGTTGAGTCGCCGCGCCGCTTCCCGGCGCACGTCTTCCCTGCTCGGTCCCGGACCCGCTTCGGCCCGGTCATTCATTTGGACGGCTCGCCCAAGGCCGCCTTCGATCACTTTGAACATTCTCATGCCACCCTGCACGTCGACGATACCAACCTTGCCGTAGAATGGCCGATTCGCAATCCTATGAAATCCGGGGAGGGGCAGCGACGCCTCGGTATCACAAAATTTTTAGACAGCGGTGGCACGAAGGACACGGGCAACCATTTACAGCGCCGCACATGGACCCTAAAGCTTTTTGCACCGCAACAGGAAAGGAATGGGATGCTTCGCAGACTTTACGACTGGACCATGTCGCTGGCCTCGCGCAAATCGGCCGAAGTTTGGCTCGCCGTTATCGCCTTCGTGGAAAGCTCCGTCTTTCTCGTTCCCGCCGACGTACTTTTCCTGCCGATGGCGCTCGCCAAGCCGGAACGCTCCTATCGCTACGCTGTCGTGGCGACCTTGGCTTCTGTCCTCGGCGGTATCGCCGGCTGGGCACTCGGTTATTACGCCTATGAGACGGTGGCCCGGCCGGTTCTCGAATTCTACGGCAAGCTCGACGCCTTTGAGCAGATGAAGGCGTATGTCACCTACGAGACGATCCTCCTGCTGCTTATTACCTCAGGCCTCGCACATCTGCCGCCGATCAAGATCGTGACCATCCTGTCCGGCGTCATCCACGTCAACCTCGGTCTTTTCATCGTTTCGGCGATCGTGGCGCGCGGCGCGCGTTTCCTGTTCCTCGCCTGGCTGCTGCGCCGCTACGGCGAGCCCATCCGCCATTTCATCGAGAAGCGCCTCGGCCAGATCGTCGGCGTCGGTGCCGGTGCCCTGATCGTGCTATATGTCGGCTACCGCTCTTTCGCTCACTAGGACACTTGCGGAGTTCCGCCATGACTGCCACCCCCTCGCCGCTCGCCCGCCCCGGCTTTACCTATTCCCTGCTGCTCGCCATCGGCATGGCGGCAGCAGTCGGCGCGGCGCTCGGCTTCCAATATATCGGCGGCTATATTCCCTGTGCGCTCTGCCTCTTGCAGCGCCAGCCCTATTATTATGCCATCCCGATCGCCATTATCGGCGCGGTCTCCTCGCTCGTCGGCCTGCCGAACTGGATCACCCGGGCGCTCATTCTCGCGGCCGGTGTCCTGATGCTGGTGACGGCTGGCATGGGCGTCTATCACGCCGGCGTGGAATGGCATTTCTGGCCAGGGCCGGCGACCTGCTCGACGACTGCAAACGGCATGACGAGCAATGCCGGCGATCTGCTGACCGAACTCAATGCGATCAAAGGCCCATCCTGCACCGATGCAGCGCTGAGAGTGCTTGGCCTGTCTTTTGCAGGCTGGAACGTGATCGCAGGCATTCTGCTCTCAGCTTTCGCCTTCGTCGGCGTCCGCAAATCTGCCTGAGGCGAGCCCTATCAGGGCTGCAGTTCGGTATCCCAGTAGAGATAGTCGAGCCAGCTTTCATGCAGATAGTTGGGCGGAAACAGCCGGCCGTTATTATGGAGATCCTGCACCGTTGGCTGGTAGGGCTTTTGCGCCGGGAACATGCCCGCCTGCTTCGGAAGTTTGCTGCCCTTGCGCAGATTGCAGGGCGAGCAGGCTGCCACGACATTCTCCCAGGTCGTCTCGCCGCCATGGGCGCGCGGGATGACGTGATCGAAGGTCAGATCGTCGTGAGAGCCGCAATACTGGCACTCGAACCGGTCGCGAAGGAAGACGTTGAACCGGGTAAAGGCGGGATTGCGGGACGGCTGAACGTAAGTCTTCAGGCACACGACACTCGGAAGCCGCATCGAAAAGCTCGGTGAGGAAACCGAATGTTCATATTCCGCGATGATATTCACACGGTCGAGAAACACCGCCTTGATCGCGTCCTGCCAGGACCAAAGCGACAAGGGGTAATAACTCAGCGGCCGGTAGTCGGCGTTCAGGACGAGCGCCGGCAGGGCCTGCGGGGAGACTGCAATCGTCAAGGGACTCTCCTGATCGATTCGGCATCTGCACCTGTATATTAGGCCGGTTGTTACAGGATTGTGAAGTCCAATAAATTCAGAGGATAAAGGCAATTTGAAGAGCGTGGCCGATCAGCCGATCGGCAATAGGTCGCGTCGCATTTTCACGGCGTAATAGGCCCAGAAAAGCCGGGCGGCCACCGAGCGCCACGGCGACCAGATCTCGGAAAGCTTCGCAAGCGCCTTTGCCTGCGGCCGCGCCGCAAGTCCAAGCGCGGCGCCGACGGCGTTCTGCAGCGCGACGTCGCCGGCCGGGAAGACGTCGGCATGGCCGCCGCAGAACATCAGATAGACCTCCGCCGTCCACGGGCCGACGCCCTTCAGCGCCGTCAACTCGCCAAGCGCTTCATGCGGCGGCTTCAGGCAGAGTGCGGAAAGATCGAGACGACCGGAGGCAACGGCTTCAGCGACCCGCGACAGCGTGTCGGCCTTGGCGCGCGACAGACCGAATTGCCGCCATGCATCGGGGGCAAGCAGCACGTAACCTTCAGCCGTCAGCGGCCCGTCCGCAGGCAGCATGCGGCGCCAGATCGCCTCGGCGCTGGCGCGCGAAACCATTTGCGAGACGATGATATGGGCAAGGCCGGCAAAACCCGGTTCGCGCAGCCGCAGTGGAAGAGGCCCCGCATCCGCGGCGATCGGGGAAAGGCGCGGGTCGAGGCGCAGCAGCGCTTCGAGCCCCAGCCTGACGTCATGGTCGTTGCGGATGATCTGCACCCGTCCTCCCAGTGGTTCGAAACTGAAATCCGTGGCAGAAGAAAGCATGACCACGAGCGAGCGTCAAAAACCTGTCTTTCGTTTTGCTCCGAGCCCCAACGGATCGCTGCATCTCGGCCATGCGCTTTCAGCCATCTTGAACCGCGACATGGCTGAAAGCGCAAAGGGCCGCCTGCTGCTGCGCATCGAGGATATCGACCAGACGCGCTGCACCCCTGAATTCGAGGCCGGCATCCTGAGGGACCTCGATTGGCTTGAAATCGATTGGGAAAGCCCGGTGCGGCGCCAGTCGGAACATTTCCCCGAATATCAGGCAGCGCTCCACGCGCTGATCGAGCGCGGCTTGGTCTATCCGGCCTTCCTGACACGCGGCGAGGTGAAGGCGCGCGTCTCCGCCTACGAAGCAACGGGGCAATCCTGGCCGCGCGATCCCGACGGCACGCCGCATTATCCGCCGGTTGATCGCGAGCGGCCGGAGACCGAATGGCGCGATATCGTATCCTCCGGGAAAAAGCACGCCTGGAGGCTCGATATGCGCAGGGCGCTCGACCTGATCGGCGAACTGCTGTTCTGGACGGAAACCGGCGACGGCAGGACGGGCGAAATCGCCGCCGAACCCGAGGTCTGGGGAGACGTCATCCTGTCGCGCTCGGATGCCCCCTCCAGCTACCATCTTTCGGTGGTCGTCGACGATGCGCTGCAGGGCGTCACCCATGTCGTGCGCGGGCTTGACCTCTTCCACGCTACATCGGTGCACCGGCTGCTGCAGGTGCTGCTCGGCCTGCCCCAGCCCCTCTACCACCACCATCGTCTCATTCTCGACGCCGATGGCCGCAAGCTGTCGAAAAGCGAAGGTGACAGCGGCCTTGCCGAATTGCGTGCCCGGGGCATGTCAGGGGCCGATATTCGCCGCCTTGTCGGGCTCTGACCGTCGCTCGACACGCTCTCTGCCGACGATCGAAAGTGTATGGGAGAACATCCGGAAGACGCGGAACTTGATCAGCGCCGCGTTGATCTCCGCACCAATGATGAAGATGACACCGACCATGTAGAGAAAGATCAGCACGATCATAACCGAGGCGAGACCGGCATACGTGGCTGTATAGTTGGCAAAGGTCGCGAGATAATAGGCAAAGATCAGCGCACCGGCGAGCCAGAGAAGCAGCGTCAGCAAGACGCCCGGAATAACGTCGAAGACCCGCCGCTTGCCTGATGGCAGCCAGAGATGCACGACGAGCAGCCCGACGGTGAGCACGACGAGCGTGCCGTAGACGCGCCAGCTGAAGACGATGTCGAGCGTATCGGCAAACAGCGGAAACCAGCCGCGCGCATAATCGAGGGCCAGCGGCAGGGCAACGAGGAGGATGCTGATCGCGGCGAAGATGATGACGGCGATCAGCACGTAGCCCAGGCTTGCGAGGCGGGTGAAATACCAAGGCCGCGTCTCCTGCACCCTGTACGCGCGGTTGAGCGAGATGCGCAACGCCTCGACGCCGTTCGAGGCGAAATAGGCGGCGGCCAGCACCGAAATTGTAAGCAGCCCGCCGCGAGGAATGGTCAAAACCTGCAGCACCTGGTCAGCGAGAGGCTTGGCGATCGCCTCGGGCCAGGTGTCGAAGATCAGATGGATGGCAGTCGAGGAAAACTGATCGGCGCCGAGGAAGCTGGCAAGCGCCGTGCCGAAGATCAGGAAGGGGAAAACCGCAAGCAGGCTCGAGAGCGCCACGTGGCTGGCCATCGCAAAGCCGTCATCCTCCACCATATGACAGATCGCGTCATAGACCACGTCGTATATCGTGCGCAGCGCCTTCGGCATTCCGTCTCCGGTTTTCCAGATTGTGTCGTTTGGCCGAATATGGGAAACGAGTCTCATTTTGTACAGGAATCATTCCATGGCGGAACAGCCTACAATCGTCGTCACCGGCTGTTCCTCCGGCATCGGCGCCTACTGCGCCCGAGCGCTGAAAGCTGATGGCTGGCGCGTCTTTGCAACGGTGCGCAATGCGGATGATCTGCCCGCACTGGAAGCCGACGGCATCGAAGCCTTCGTGATGGATTATGCCAGGGTCGAAACCATCTCCGGTCTGGTGGCCACGGTCCTCCACCGCAGCGGCGGCCGCATCGACGCGCTGTTCAACAACGGCGCCTATGGCCAGCCTGGTGCCGTCGAGGATCTCTCAACGGCGGCGCTGCGTGCGCAGTTCGAGGCGAATTTCTTCGGCTGGCACGAATTGACGCGGCAGGTCCTTCCCTCCATGCGCAAGCATGGTCACGGACGGATCGTGCAATGCTCCTCCATTCTCGGCCTGGTTCCCTACCGCTATCGCGGTGCCTACACCGCCTCGAAATTTGCGCTGGAGGGCCTCAGCATCACCATGCGCATGGAACTCCATGGCAGCGGCGTCCATGTGAGCCTGATCGAACCCGGGCCGATCGCCACGCGCTTTACCGCCAATGCGCTCGCAAAGTTCAAGGAAAACATCGACATCGGGAATTCGCCGCACGCAGCCGATTATACCAGACAGTTGGCGAGGCTTGACGGCTCGGGGCCGGTCAACCGCCATAAACTTGGCCCGGACGCGGTCTATTCGGTATTGAAACACGCATTGAACTCGAAAAAACCAAGGCCACATTATCCTGTAACGACTCCGGCTAAACAGGGCATGCTCCTGAAGCGGCTGCTTCCGGCGGACCTCTTCTACAATCTGATGCGCTGGACCGATTGACCGAGAAAGTTGAATGCCATGTCCACGGCCACCTATATCCTTGCGATCATCGTCATGGGCCTCGTCGCCCTGGTCCTGATCCGCGGCCTCTTCAACATGATGAAGGGCGGCGATGCCAACCTCTCCAACAAGCTGATGCAGCTTCGCGTCCTGTTGCAGGCAATCGCCGTCGTCCTGATCATGCTGACACTATGGTTCACCGGCGGCGGCCGTCCGACCTGACGGAAAACCATGGAGTGGTGGGTTGATGACGAAGTGGAATGACAGAGGAGACGTGGATGCCAGATGAGGTGTCTCTTCAGTCAGCATCAAGCTTGGCGAAAAGGCCAAATCCACTCTCCGTCATCCTCGGCCTTGAGCCGAGTATCCATTCCACGGCTGCTGATGGATTCGGTGTGGGTGCTCCGGTCAAGCCCGAGCATGAGGGAGGTTGGGGTGGTGCTACAATCCTCCCGCCAGCAGGCGGTGCTGCATGGTAAAACTCAACAAGATCTACACCAAGACGGGCGACGACGGTACGACCGGGCTGGCTTCCGGTGGACGCCGAAGGAAGGACGACCTGCGCGTCGAGGCCTACGGCACGATCGACGAGGCCAATTCCGCGATAGGCGTGGCGCGGCTTTACACGACAGGATTGCCCGAGCTTGACGCGATGCTGATGTCGATCCAGAACGATCTCTTCGACCTCGGCGCCGATCTTGCCACTCCCGACACGGGCGCCCCCCCGGCCTATGAGCCTTTACGGATCGTCGAGACTCAGGTCGCGAGGATCGAGCGCGATATCGATCGGCTAAACTCCGATCTGGATCCGTTGAAATCCTTCATCCTGCCGGGTGGCAGCCCGGCCGCCGCACATCTGCATCTGGCCCGCACGACCGCACGCCGGGCCGAGCGCCTCATGGTGACGCTTGCACGCAGAGACGGTGAAATCGTCGGCGAGCAAGCGATGAAATATATCAATCGGCTCTCGGATTTTCTCTTCGTCGCGGCCCGTCACGCAAATGACCGAGGTCGTGCGGATGTGCTTTGGGTTCCGGGAAAAAACCGATAGGTTTGCCGCGATCACGATCGCCGGGGGGCCTTATGTTCATACCACTTCACGATGCCAATACGCTGAAGCACATCAGGGTCCAGTGGGTGACGCTGGCTTTGATTGCGCTGAATCTCGCCGTCTGGCTCTTCACCAGCCTGGAGAGCGAACTGGCGGCTCAGGCGACGACGGTCGGCCTCGGCTACATCCCGGCCGTCGCCTTCGGACACGCGCAGTTGGCACAGGGATTGGAAATTGTGCCGGAGCCATTCACCTACATCACCTATGCTTTCATCCATACGGGCTTCTGGCATCTGGCCTCCAACATGGTCTTCCTCTGGGTCTTCGGCGACAATGTCGAGGATGCGATGGGGCATTTGCGTTTCCTGCTTTTCTATGTGCTCTGCGCGGCTGGCGGCGCCCTTTGCCACGGTCTGCTGACAATGACGTCGGAAGCGCCGCTGGTTGGCGCTTCCGGAGCGATCTCAGGCGTCGTTGCCGCCTATGTCATGCTGCATCCGCGCGTCAGGGTCTGGGTGCTGGTGTTTCTGCGCGTGCCCTTGCCCCTGCCGGCCTTCGTGCCGCTGCTTTTGTGGATCGGACAACAATTCTTCATGCTGGCGATTGCGCCGGACGGCGACGTTTCCTGGGGCGCCCATGTCGGCGGCATTCTTACCGGTGCCCTTCTGATCCTCGTGCTGCGCCGCCCCGGTGTGCCGCTCTTCGACCGGCAAATTGTAACGCCCCGCGCCGTCAGGGATGAGGCTGACGCCGTGGCAGCGGGCACAGGCGGGCGAAGCGGGCAGCGTCTTCCTTGGGGCCGAGACCGAGGCTGACCGACATATTGACGTGAACGTAAACGTCCATATATTGCCGGAGCGAAGCCCGGCTGGCGTCATGCAAGCGTTGTATTTGGAGGAAAAACGCGTATCCATGTCGCCATTCGACAATCGAAGCGGCGCCTGAGCGCGCATTTTCCAAAAACCTCGCGAAACCAATCTCTATTGAAGGAAGGCCCCATGAAGATTCTCGTGCCCGTCAAGCGGGTTGTCGACTACAACGTGAAGATCCGCGTGAAGCCGGACGGCACGGGTGTCGAGCTTGCCAATGTGAAGATGTCGATGAACCCGTTCGACGAGATCTCGGTGGAAGAGGCGCTGCGGCTGAAGGAAGCCGGCAAGGCGGAGGAAGTGGTGGTGGTGTCGATCGGCCCGGCCAAGGCCGAGGAGACGCTGCGGACGGCGCTCGCCATGGGCGCCGACCGGGCGATCCTCATCGAGACCGACGACGCCGTCGAGCCGCTCACTGTGGCCAAGATCCTCAAAGGGGTGGCCGAAGCCGAACAGCCGGGGCTTGTTATAACAGGCAAGCAGGCGATCGACGACGATTCGAACCAGACCGGCCAGATGCTGGCGGCATTGCTGGGCACCGCCCAGGCGACCTTCGCCTCGAAGATCGAGATCGGTGACGACAAAGCGACGGTGACCCGCGAGGTCGATGGCGGCCTGCAGACGATCGAGATCAAGCTGCCGGCGGTCGTCACCACCGACCTCAGACTGAACGAGCCGCGTTATGCCTCGCTGCCGAACATCATGAAGGCGAAGAAGAAGCCGCTGGAGAAGAAGGTTCCGGCCGATTTCGGCGTTGACACGACGCCGCGGCTGAAGGTGCTGAAGACCGAGGAGCCGTCCGGCCGCAAGGCCGGCGTCAAGGTCAAGTCGGTCGCCGAACTCGTCGACAAGCTGAAGAACGAAGCCGGCGTGCTGTAATCGGGCAGGAACAGGAGCAACTATCATGACCATTCTTCTTCTGGCCGACCATGACGGCAATCACCTCTCCGACCAGACCGCCAAGGCTCTGACGGCAGCCTCCCAGATCGGCTCGGATGTGCATGTTCTCGTTGCCGGCAAGGCTGCCAAGGCTGCCGCCGATGAGGCGGCAAAACTTTCCGGCGTCTCCAAGGTGCTGCTGGCCGAAAGCGATGCGCTCGCCAACAATCTCGCCGAACCGCTTGCCGACCTGATCGTCTCGCTCGCCGGTTCCTATGACACGATCGTCTCGGCCGCCACCTCGGTCGGCAAGACGGTGCTGCCGCGGGTGGCAGCCCTGCTCGACATCGCCCAGATCTCGGAGATCGTCGAGGTCGTCAGCCCCGACACCTTCAAGCGGCCGATCTATGCCGGCAACGCCATTCAGACGGTGCAGGCAAGCGATGCCAAGAAGGTGATCACCGTACGCACCGCCTCCTTCGCCTCTGCAGCGGAAGGCGGATCCGCTTCCGTCGAGGCGATCCCGGCTGTCTCCGATCCGGGTCTGTCGCGTTTCGTCTCCGATGCGCTGTCGGCCTCGGAACGTCCGGAACTGACCTCGGCAAAGGTCATCATCTCCGGCGGCCGGGCGCTCGGCTCGGCCGAGAAGTTCAAGGAAGTCATCCTGCCGGTTGCCGACAAGCTCGGTGCCGCCGTCGGCGCCAGCCGTGCCGCGGTCGATGCCGGTTATGCCCCGAACGACTGGCAGGTCGGCCAGACCGGCAAGGTGGTGGCGCCCGATCTCTATATCGCCTGCGGCATATCAGGCGCCATCCAGCACCTTGCCGGCATGAAGGATAGTAAGGTGATCGTCGCCATCAACAAGGACGAGGAGGCGCCGATCTTCCAGGTCGCCGACTACGGCCTCGTCGCCGATCTCTTCGAGGCACTGCCGGAATTGCAAAAGGCGCTCTGAGCGAGGCAAATGCCTTTCTTTCGCACTTGCGAATGACTGGAAAATTATCTTTTATCGGTCTACTACTTACTGCCGGGCGATCCTTCGTCCGGCAGTTTTGCTAATAATGCGGCAGCGCGGGGGCGAATGCCGAGCGGGGGTTTGGAGATGAACGCGGTGTTGAAGAATATTGGTGTTATCGGTGCCGGCCAGATGGGCTGCGGCATCGCGCATGTTTCGGCCGCCGCAGGTTACCGGGTTCACATCTACGATCTCTCGCAGGACCGTATCGAATCCGGCCTCGCCACCATCAACGG is part of the Rhizobium bangladeshense genome and encodes:
- the gluQRS gene encoding tRNA glutamyl-Q(34) synthetase GluQRS, whose translation is MTTSERQKPVFRFAPSPNGSLHLGHALSAILNRDMAESAKGRLLLRIEDIDQTRCTPEFEAGILRDLDWLEIDWESPVRRQSEHFPEYQAALHALIERGLVYPAFLTRGEVKARVSAYEATGQSWPRDPDGTPHYPPVDRERPETEWRDIVSSGKKHAWRLDMRRALDLIGELLFWTETGDGRTGEIAAEPEVWGDVILSRSDAPSSYHLSVVVDDALQGVTHVVRGLDLFHATSVHRLLQVLLGLPQPLYHHHRLILDADGRKLSKSEGDSGLAELRARGMSGADIRRLVGL
- a CDS encoding YqaA family protein is translated as MLRRLYDWTMSLASRKSAEVWLAVIAFVESSVFLVPADVLFLPMALAKPERSYRYAVVATLASVLGGIAGWALGYYAYETVARPVLEFYGKLDAFEQMKAYVTYETILLLLITSGLAHLPPIKIVTILSGVIHVNLGLFIVSAIVARGARFLFLAWLLRRYGEPIRHFIEKRLGQIVGVGAGALIVLYVGYRSFAH
- a CDS encoding SDR family oxidoreductase, whose protein sequence is MAEQPTIVVTGCSSGIGAYCARALKADGWRVFATVRNADDLPALEADGIEAFVMDYARVETISGLVATVLHRSGGRIDALFNNGAYGQPGAVEDLSTAALRAQFEANFFGWHELTRQVLPSMRKHGHGRIVQCSSILGLVPYRYRGAYTASKFALEGLSITMRMELHGSGVHVSLIEPGPIATRFTANALAKFKENIDIGNSPHAADYTRQLARLDGSGPVNRHKLGPDAVYSVLKHALNSKKPRPHYPVTTPAKQGMLLKRLLPADLFYNLMRWTD
- a CDS encoding cation:proton antiporter; protein product: MHQEVGLIATVAVSFVFAAVLGYGADRLRLPPLVGYLMAGILMGPFTPGFVADTALAGQLAEMGVILLMFGVGLHFSASDLLAVRGIAVPGAIGRIFLATLLGIGLCKLWGWSLGAGIVFGLSLSVASTVVLLKALEERNLVNAPSGRVAVGWLIVEDLAMVLALVLLPALAELLGGHAVDATNHGLGELPLALTIGLTLFKVLAFAAMAIFLGPRIVPWLLTMIARTGSRELFTLTVLAIALGIAFGSAAIFGVSFALGAFFAGVVMSESQLSHRAAADSLPLQNAFSVLFFVSVGMLFDPSILVRQPLAVIGALALVILGKAVITFAIVMLLRYPIGMGLALAGGLAQIGEFSFILAGLGVSLGLLPHEGQDLILAAAILSITLNPIVIFATEGMRKYIHSNWPVLFESFGRKRQKTLGKELEKIRALGEERERQHQLKMQQLIETFPLFSQVGEDAQEELLLLFKARSAPPGERVIRRGDRGDSMYFISSGAVEVRLASGAIRLEPGSFFGEMALLSGGRRTADVIAVDFCQFEVLERRDFNMFMSHHPNLRAIVSEMAQKRTEMNVLRQQWEKSMDLS
- a CDS encoding disulfide bond formation protein B, yielding MTATPSPLARPGFTYSLLLAIGMAAAVGAALGFQYIGGYIPCALCLLQRQPYYYAIPIAIIGAVSSLVGLPNWITRALILAAGVLMLVTAGMGVYHAGVEWHFWPGPATCSTTANGMTSNAGDLLTELNAIKGPSCTDAALRVLGLSFAGWNVIAGILLSAFAFVGVRKSA
- a CDS encoding twin transmembrane helix small protein; this encodes MSTATYILAIIVMGLVALVLIRGLFNMMKGGDANLSNKLMQLRVLLQAIAVVLIMLTLWFTGGGRPT
- a CDS encoding YihY/virulence factor BrkB family protein yields the protein MPKALRTIYDVVYDAICHMVEDDGFAMASHVALSSLLAVFPFLIFGTALASFLGADQFSSTAIHLIFDTWPEAIAKPLADQVLQVLTIPRGGLLTISVLAAAYFASNGVEALRISLNRAYRVQETRPWYFTRLASLGYVLIAVIIFAAISILLVALPLALDYARGWFPLFADTLDIVFSWRVYGTLVVLTVGLLVVHLWLPSGKRRVFDVIPGVLLTLLLWLAGALIFAYYLATFANYTATYAGLASVMIVLIFLYMVGVIFIIGAEINAALIKFRVFRMFSHTLSIVGRERVERRSEPDKAANIGP
- a CDS encoding DNA-3-methyladenine glycosylase family protein, whose product is MLSSATDFSFEPLGGRVQIIRNDHDVRLGLEALLRLDPRLSPIAADAGPLPLRLREPGFAGLAHIIVSQMVSRASAEAIWRRMLPADGPLTAEGYVLLAPDAWRQFGLSRAKADTLSRVAEAVASGRLDLSALCLKPPHEALGELTALKGVGPWTAEVYLMFCGGHADVFPAGDVALQNAVGAALGLAARPQAKALAKLSEIWSPWRSVAARLFWAYYAVKMRRDLLPIG
- a CDS encoding HNH endonuclease, with the protein product MTIAVSPQALPALVLNADYRPLSYYPLSLWSWQDAIKAVFLDRVNIIAEYEHSVSSPSFSMRLPSVVCLKTYVQPSRNPAFTRFNVFLRDRFECQYCGSHDDLTFDHVIPRAHGGETTWENVVAACSPCNLRKGSKLPKQAGMFPAQKPYQPTVQDLHNNGRLFPPNYLHESWLDYLYWDTELQP
- a CDS encoding cob(I)yrinic acid a,c-diamide adenosyltransferase produces the protein MVKLNKIYTKTGDDGTTGLASGGRRRKDDLRVEAYGTIDEANSAIGVARLYTTGLPELDAMLMSIQNDLFDLGADLATPDTGAPPAYEPLRIVETQVARIERDIDRLNSDLDPLKSFILPGGSPAAAHLHLARTTARRAERLMVTLARRDGEIVGEQAMKYINRLSDFLFVAARHANDRGRADVLWVPGKNR